Proteins encoded in a region of the Synechococcus sp. BIOS-U3-1 genome:
- a CDS encoding helix-turn-helix domain-containing protein, producing MASGISIAEIKASKTLLYEGWGTDWSVDFNWITPLKNSVAPMGLCEGYEMKANSIGGLNTYNGSPGGSWGKYSPLCSSTACMLDKASLMEAMIACNAQVGIQNLTSNKGLEVSDQLSNQLKRLARKDLQSGISSPSKYYDLIICCLEDGRSRAYKKGETKNHTLLSEIVRLAHDTEKMSAPMTLGDVCQFLDTAQASLYRVCQKNFGMGVIEMMMQVRMEESRRALLRCQYQSVAEESMIREVAVRYGFKHAGRYARRYFNSFGELPSQTLQNA from the coding sequence ATGGCATCTGGCATTTCAATTGCGGAAATTAAGGCATCAAAAACACTTCTTTATGAGGGATGGGGAACTGATTGGTCAGTTGATTTTAATTGGATCACACCACTGAAAAATTCGGTTGCTCCAATGGGACTTTGTGAGGGATATGAGATGAAAGCAAACAGTATTGGAGGTTTGAATACTTACAATGGGTCTCCGGGTGGATCATGGGGAAAGTATTCACCACTATGTTCTTCGACTGCTTGCATGCTCGACAAAGCCTCGTTGATGGAGGCAATGATTGCTTGTAATGCTCAGGTTGGTATTCAAAACCTGACAAGTAATAAGGGACTGGAAGTTTCGGATCAATTGAGTAATCAGCTTAAAAGGTTGGCAAGAAAAGATCTCCAATCTGGAATATCCAGTCCCTCGAAGTATTATGATCTCATTATTTGTTGTTTAGAAGATGGAAGGTCACGTGCCTATAAAAAAGGTGAAACTAAAAATCATACACTTTTATCTGAGATTGTTCGTTTAGCTCATGATACTGAGAAAATGTCTGCTCCTATGACATTGGGTGATGTCTGCCAATTTCTTGATACTGCACAAGCATCACTTTATCGAGTTTGTCAGAAAAATTTTGGAATGGGAGTTATTGAGATGATGATGCAAGTACGTATGGAGGAGTCAAGACGAGCTTTATTGAGATGTCAGTACCAGTCGGTCGCTGAAGAAAGCATGATTCGTGAAGTTGCTGTTCGATATGGTTTTAAGCACGCGGGGCGCTATGCCCGGAGATACTTCAATAGTTTCGGAGAATTGCCAAGTCAGACGCTCCAAAATGCTTAG
- a CDS encoding AraC family transcriptional regulator, translating into MKARKAREYVFGDLLGMETHCQNHYAEYYSKSNFKCNVTQLSKGELITSSICAPIKNVHLEIFKSNQTLLYEEDANQNSVAFCWIRDQVRDSFSSTVIGGHKMRNLSVAGFNRLNKAGGNTWDIVGANTVLCCMSLKWEKLKEQIDQMNAYNAYARLEECIGIDSESECTKQLKRLFEKHFEYGLKCGQSFYDLAIATLEESSDHDNFITERSDKTDLIEDLVKLLHEDRLGLPPLSISDITKFLNSEEKSLSDVCRSNFDMSILELIKSIRLEQVKKSYLNPHVPKGLRYFTMKNNSEYYGFKNWNTFKRLYFKTFSQSPEETIEKGSKPTVFVSDLLRFRN; encoded by the coding sequence ATGAAGGCAAGGAAAGCAAGGGAATATGTTTTTGGCGACTTGCTTGGCATGGAGACTCACTGCCAGAATCACTATGCTGAATATTATTCAAAATCGAATTTCAAATGTAATGTCACACAGTTGAGCAAAGGAGAACTTATAACAAGTTCAATTTGCGCTCCAATTAAGAATGTTCATCTAGAAATTTTCAAGTCTAATCAGACACTGTTATATGAAGAAGACGCTAATCAAAATTCAGTTGCATTCTGTTGGATTAGAGATCAAGTACGAGATTCGTTCTCCAGTACTGTTATTGGCGGCCATAAAATGCGAAATCTAAGCGTTGCTGGATTCAACCGTTTGAATAAGGCGGGAGGTAATACATGGGACATTGTTGGCGCGAACACAGTCTTGTGCTGCATGAGCTTGAAGTGGGAAAAATTAAAAGAGCAGATTGATCAAATGAATGCTTATAACGCTTATGCACGTTTAGAAGAGTGCATAGGCATTGATTCTGAAAGTGAATGCACCAAACAGTTGAAGCGTCTATTCGAAAAGCATTTTGAATATGGCCTTAAGTGCGGACAAAGTTTTTATGATCTTGCGATTGCAACGCTTGAAGAATCCTCTGATCACGATAATTTTATTACGGAACGATCAGACAAAACTGATCTGATTGAAGATCTGGTCAAGTTGTTGCATGAAGATAGGCTGGGATTGCCTCCCCTGAGTATTAGTGACATCACTAAATTTCTTAATTCAGAAGAAAAGTCTTTGAGCGACGTTTGCCGATCAAATTTCGATATGAGCATCCTTGAACTGATCAAAAGTATCAGACTGGAACAAGTAAAAAAATCATATTTGAATCCACATGTTCCTAAAGGCTTGCGATATTTTACAATGAAAAACAACTCTGAATATTATGGATTTAAGAATTGGAATACCTTTAAAAGGTTATACTTCAAAACTTTCTCCCAGAGTCCAGAGGAAACGATCGAAAAGGGAAGTAAGCCGACTGTGTTTGTCTCTGATTTGTTGAGGTTCAGAAACTAA